In Balaenoptera ricei isolate mBalRic1 chromosome 4, mBalRic1.hap2, whole genome shotgun sequence, the following are encoded in one genomic region:
- the ZMAT3 gene encoding zinc finger matrin-type protein 3 isoform X1, with protein MILLQHAGLPLPKRPSSSPPMSVAARSTGTLPLPPQKPFGQEASLPLAGEEELPKGGEQDTALEELCKPLYCKLCNVTLNSAQQAQAHYQGKNHGKKLRNYYAANSCPPPARMSNAVEPVATPAVPVPPQMSSFKPGGRVILATENDYCKLCDASFSSPAVAQAHYQGKNHAKRLRLAEAQSNSFSESSEVGQRRTRKEGNEYKMMPNRRNMYAVQNNSAGPYFNPRSRQRIPRDLAMCVTPSGQFYCSMCNVGAGEEMEFRQHLESKQHKSKVSEQRYRNEMENLGYV; from the exons ATGATCCTCTTGCAACACGCCGGGCTTCCTCTGCCTAAGCGGCCCTCATCCTCTCCTCCTATGTCAGTGGCCGCCAGGTCTACAGGAACCTTGCCGCTTCCGCCGCAGAAGCCTTTTGGGCAGGAGGCTTCCTTGCCTCTGGCAGGGGAAGAAGAGTTACCTAAGGGAGGGGAGCAAGACACTGCCCTGGAGGAGCTTTGTAAGCCCCTGTACTGCAAGCTCTGCAATGTCACCTTGAACTCAGCACAGCAAGCCCAGGCTCATTATCAg GGTAAAAATCATGGTAAGAAACTACGAAATTACTATGCAGCAAACAGCTGTCCTCCTCCTGCCAGAATGAGCAACGCAGTGGAACCTGTGGCTACTCCAGCTGTTCCAGTCCCTCCGCAG ATGAGCTCCTTTAAGCCAGGAGGCAGAGTGATTCTGGCCACAGAGAATGATTACTGTAAGCTCTGTGATGCCTCCTTCAGTTCTCCGGCTGTGGCCCAGGCTCACTATCAAGGGAAGAATCATGCCAAGAGGCTGCGGCTTGCGGAAGCTCAAAGTAACTCATTCTC AGAATCCTCAGAGGTTGGTCAACGGCGGACCCGGAAAGAAGGGAATGAATATAAGATGATGCCTAATAGGAGAAATATGTATGCAGTACAGAATAATTCAG CAGGTCCTTACTTCAATCCCCGCTCTCGGCAGAGAATTCCACGTGATCTGGCCATGTGCGTTACTCCAAGTGGCCAGTTTTACTGCTCCATGTGTAATGTTGGGGCCGGCGAAGAAATGGAATTCCGGCAGCATTTAGAGAGCAAGCAACATAAAAGCAAGGTGTCTGAACAGCGGTACAGGAATGAGATGGAGAATCTGGGATATGTATAG
- the ZMAT3 gene encoding zinc finger matrin-type protein 3 isoform X2 — protein sequence MILLQHAGLPLPKRPSSSPPMSVAARSTGTLPLPPQKPFGQEASLPLAGEEELPKGGEQDTALEELCKPLYCKLCNVTLNSAQQAQAHYQGKNHGKKLRNYYAANSCPPPARMSNAVEPVATPAVPVPPQMSSFKPGGRVILATENDYCKLCDASFSSPAVAQAHYQGKNHAKRLRLAEAQSNSFSESSEVGQRRTRKEGNEYKMMPNRRNMYAVQNNSGPYFNPRSRQRIPRDLAMCVTPSGQFYCSMCNVGAGEEMEFRQHLESKQHKSKVSEQRYRNEMENLGYV from the exons ATGATCCTCTTGCAACACGCCGGGCTTCCTCTGCCTAAGCGGCCCTCATCCTCTCCTCCTATGTCAGTGGCCGCCAGGTCTACAGGAACCTTGCCGCTTCCGCCGCAGAAGCCTTTTGGGCAGGAGGCTTCCTTGCCTCTGGCAGGGGAAGAAGAGTTACCTAAGGGAGGGGAGCAAGACACTGCCCTGGAGGAGCTTTGTAAGCCCCTGTACTGCAAGCTCTGCAATGTCACCTTGAACTCAGCACAGCAAGCCCAGGCTCATTATCAg GGTAAAAATCATGGTAAGAAACTACGAAATTACTATGCAGCAAACAGCTGTCCTCCTCCTGCCAGAATGAGCAACGCAGTGGAACCTGTGGCTACTCCAGCTGTTCCAGTCCCTCCGCAG ATGAGCTCCTTTAAGCCAGGAGGCAGAGTGATTCTGGCCACAGAGAATGATTACTGTAAGCTCTGTGATGCCTCCTTCAGTTCTCCGGCTGTGGCCCAGGCTCACTATCAAGGGAAGAATCATGCCAAGAGGCTGCGGCTTGCGGAAGCTCAAAGTAACTCATTCTC AGAATCCTCAGAGGTTGGTCAACGGCGGACCCGGAAAGAAGGGAATGAATATAAGATGATGCCTAATAGGAGAAATATGTATGCAGTACAGAATAATTCAG GTCCTTACTTCAATCCCCGCTCTCGGCAGAGAATTCCACGTGATCTGGCCATGTGCGTTACTCCAAGTGGCCAGTTTTACTGCTCCATGTGTAATGTTGGGGCCGGCGAAGAAATGGAATTCCGGCAGCATTTAGAGAGCAAGCAACATAAAAGCAAGGTGTCTGAACAGCGGTACAGGAATGAGATGGAGAATCTGGGATATGTATAG